One stretch of Euphorbia lathyris chromosome 7, ddEupLath1.1, whole genome shotgun sequence DNA includes these proteins:
- the LOC136235804 gene encoding probable alpha-amylase 2 has translation MGYMISDQNNQQTDLGATLRSGREILLQAFNWESHKHDWWKNLESKVPDIAESGFTSVWLPPPCQSFAPEGYLPQNLYNLNSSYGSEHLLKALLQKMKLYKVRSMADIVINHRVGTTQGHGGMYNRYDGVPLPWDERAVTSCTGGLGNRSTGDNFHGVPNIDHSQHFVRKDITGWLQWLRKNVGFQDFRFDFARGYSAKYVKEYIEGAKPIFSVGEYWDSCNYNGSYLEYNQDSHRQRIINWIDATGQLATAFDFTTKGILQEAVKGQLWRLRDSQGKPPGVVGWWPSRAVTFIDNHDTGSTQGHWPFPSNHIMEGYAYILTHPGMPSVFYDHFFDWGDSLHSQIVKLMEIRKKNDIHSRSSIRIVEAQPNLYSAIIGEKVCMKIGDGSWCPAGKEWTLATSGHKYAVWHK, from the exons ATGGGTTATATG ATATCTGATCAAAATAACCAGCAGACTGATCTTG GTGCAACTCTACGTAGTGGAAGAGAAATACTTCTGCAG GCCTTTAACTGGGAGTCTCATAAGCATGACTGGTGGAAAAATTTAGAGAGTAAAGTTCCTGACATTGCAGAATCTGGGTTTACGTCAGTATGGTTGCCACCACCATGTCAATCCTTCGCACCTGAAG GTTACCTTCCGCAGAACCTTTACAATCTCAACTCTTCATACGGTTCAGAGCATCTATTGAAAGCTTTACTGCAAAAAATGAAACTTTATAAGGTCAGATCAATGGCTGATATTGTTATCAATCATCGTGTTGGGACCACCCAAGGACATGGAGGAATGTACAATCGCTACGATGGCGTTCCATTACCATGGGATGAACGTGCTGTGACTTCTTGCACTGGTGGACTG GGTAATCGGAGTACAGGGGACAATTTCCATGGGGTTCCAAATATTGATCACAGCCAACATTTTGTTCGAAAAGATATTACAGGATGGTTGCAGTGGCTACGTAAAAATGTTGGTTTTCAAGATTTCCGTTTTGATTTTGCAAGAGG TTACTCAGCAAAATATGTGAAAGAATACATTGAAGGAGCAAAGCCAATTTTTTCTGTTGGGGAGTATTGGGATTCTTGCAATTACAATGGCTCCTATTTGGAATATAACCAAG ATAGCCACCGTCAGCGGATTATTAATTGGATTGATGCCACAGGACAGCTAGCAACTGCATTTGACTTCACAACGAAAGGGATTCTTCAG GAAGCTGTTAAAGGACAATTATGGCGACTACGTGATTCGCAAGGGAAGCCACCAGGTGTAGTAGGTTGGTGGCCTTCCAGGGCTGTCACGTTCATCGATAACCATGACACTGGCTCTACACAG GGTCATTGGCCTTTCCCTTCAAATCATATTATGGAG GGTTATGCATACATACTTACACACCCAGGAATGCCGTCAGTTTTCTATGACCATTTTTTCGACTGGGGTGACTCTCTTCATAGCCAAATTGTGAAACTG ATGGAGATTAGGAAGAAGAATGACATCCACAGCCGATCATCTATCAGGATCGTTGAGGCGCAGCCTAACCTTTACTCTGCAATAATTGGGGAGAAAGTGTGTATGAAAATTGGAGATGGTTCCTGGTGCCCAGCTGGGAAGGAATGGACACTGGCAACCTCTGGCCATAAATATGCTGTATGGCACAAGTGA